GCTGTCGTACTTCACGCTTTTTGCACCCATGGCGGCGATTTTGGCGATCAGGCCGACAGGGCTCTTTGGTCGGACGTGAGAAGCCGGCCGGTGCACGCGCGATACCAGCTGATCGGGCTCGGGGTCACCCTGCTTCTCCTCATGATTTCGCCCCCCTTCCTCTCGTCGTTCCTGCTGACGCTTCTCACCCAGTCGTTGATCTACGCCATCCTGGCCATGAGCCTCGACCTCCTCCTCGGCTACACCGGGCTCCCGTCGCTGGGCCATGCCGCCTACCTCGGTATCGGGGCGTACAGCGTGGGCGTGCTCACGACCCAGCACGGCGCGGACTTCTGGATTACTCTGGCGGTTGGGGTGCTCCTCGGCATGGCAGGTGCCGCGGTCTTCGGCCTGGTTGCCCTCCGCGCCACCGGAGTTTACTTCCTCATGATCACGCTGGCACTCGGGATGGTAGTC
Above is a window of Candidatus Rokuibacteriota bacterium DNA encoding:
- a CDS encoding branched-chain amino acid ABC transporter permease is translated as MHARYQLIGLGVTLLLLMISPPFLSSFLLTLLTQSLIYAILAMSLDLLLGYTGLPSLGHAAYLGIGAYSVGVLTTQHGADFWITLAVGVLLGMAGAAVFGLVALRATGVYFLMITLALGMVVWGLAYRWVSLTQGDNGIPGIPRPDLGLPWSLSKST